One part of the Salinivirga cyanobacteriivorans genome encodes these proteins:
- a CDS encoding endonuclease: MNYRKLLVLVLFLSTIQLSAQVPSGYYDNAQGLNGTELRQALHDIIDNHNTQSYSALWTHFQETDRKDNNKVWDMYSDVPGGTPPYEFAFVSDQCGSYQAEGDCYNREHSWPKSWFNEDYPMYTDMFHVVPSDGYVNGQRGNHPYGETNDAFWISQNGSKVGTSSFSTMSGTVFEPIDAYKGDFARNYMYMITRYYNEDTDWYTNDLVNGANFTSVGIALMLKWHEEDPVSQKEIDRNDAIYQIQGNRNPFIDHPEYANAVWGAVNTPPYFINQLTDTTLAEGETLELDIYFNDNDPESVSIEWNCLFCSADFISLTNVADGHTRLTAAPVSGDAGSYSVAIIANDGVNDTPNYLFDLVVEQGNAIPEIDDHIEIAPNPTSNTFVIKDIATHSEAEKVVVYNVAGQIVDSFILNQNSGVEFGSRYQQGTYIVKIISSSYTFTQKLVKQ; the protein is encoded by the coding sequence TGATAATGCGCAGGGGTTAAACGGAACCGAACTTCGCCAGGCGCTTCATGACATCATAGACAATCACAACACTCAATCATATTCTGCTTTATGGACGCACTTTCAGGAAACAGACCGTAAAGACAATAACAAAGTTTGGGATATGTATTCCGATGTTCCCGGCGGAACGCCACCATACGAATTTGCATTTGTTTCGGATCAATGCGGCAGCTACCAGGCTGAAGGCGATTGCTATAACCGTGAACATTCCTGGCCTAAAAGCTGGTTTAACGAAGACTACCCGATGTACACAGATATGTTTCATGTGGTCCCATCCGATGGCTATGTAAACGGTCAACGGGGTAACCACCCTTATGGAGAAACTAATGATGCGTTCTGGATTTCGCAAAACGGTTCAAAAGTTGGCACATCTTCTTTTTCAACAATGAGTGGAACTGTATTTGAACCAATAGATGCATATAAAGGCGATTTTGCAAGAAACTACATGTACATGATAACCCGTTATTACAATGAAGATACCGACTGGTATACAAACGACCTGGTGAACGGTGCAAATTTTACTTCTGTGGGTATTGCACTTATGCTAAAATGGCACGAGGAGGACCCGGTTAGCCAAAAAGAAATTGACCGTAATGATGCCATTTACCAAATTCAGGGCAACCGGAATCCGTTTATAGACCATCCGGAATATGCCAATGCTGTTTGGGGAGCAGTAAACACGCCGCCATATTTCATTAACCAGCTTACCGACACCACTTTGGCCGAAGGCGAAACACTTGAACTGGACATTTATTTTAATGATAATGACCCAGAATCTGTATCTATCGAGTGGAATTGCCTGTTTTGCTCGGCAGATTTTATCTCTTTAACAAATGTAGCAGATGGACATACACGCCTTACAGCAGCTCCAGTATCAGGCGATGCAGGCAGTTATTCGGTAGCTATTATCGCCAACGATGGGGTAAATGATACTCCGAACTACCTGTTTGACCTGGTAGTGGAACAAGGTAATGCCATTCCTGAAATTGATGACCACATAGAGATTGCGCCAAATCCAACGAGCAACACATTTGTGATAAAAGACATTGCAACACACTCCGAAGCAGAAAAAGTTGTAGTTTATAATGTTGCCGGACAAATAGTTGATTCTTTTATCCTAAACCAAAATTCCGGGGTAGAGTTCGGGTCCCGTTATCAGCAGGGAACCTATATTGTGAAAATAATATCCTCATCATACACATTTACTCAAAAACTCGTAAAACAATAA
- a CDS encoding aspartate:alanine exchanger family transporter, giving the protein MDFLTDDNFLLFVIIALGFILGRVNIKGISLGVSAVMFVALIFGHYGLKVPDAIQTIGLVLFLYTIGIQAGPGFFASFKKDGRRLAMLAVGVMFTGGLITWLLIALLDVDPNIAVGLFSGAMSSTPGLAAAIDITGSPLASIGYTIAYPFGVIGVIVFVRVLPKLLKKDINQAEAAFEKEAEKDHPKILQRHFIVENENVDGQKIKDLNIRQMTGAMISRIKHAGVPATVQADTFVYKNDIIRAVGTEDALEKIEQLIGPVTDEDISLHKSHAVRSLLVTNKDVVNKTIPELNLLSAYNAVITRIRRAGIDIVPDSQVKLQMGDKIIVSARTVDMPSIIRIFGNSNKDLSDTDFLPIAIGVVLGYIIGHINVSMGSYSFSFGLTGGVLITGLLLGRTGKTGPFVWTLSGAATQLLRQLGLIFFLVSVGANAGNHIVASFQEYGAQLFGYGIAVTLLPLILIVLVDRYLLKMNILSFLGALSGAMTSTPALAAVDPMTKSNAPHVAYATIYPIAMVLLIITVKILCAI; this is encoded by the coding sequence ATGGACTTTTTAACCGATGACAACTTTTTATTATTTGTCATAATTGCGCTTGGTTTTATACTGGGACGGGTCAATATAAAAGGCATATCCCTCGGTGTTTCGGCAGTAATGTTTGTGGCTCTGATTTTTGGCCATTATGGGCTTAAAGTTCCGGATGCCATACAAACCATAGGTCTGGTACTATTTCTTTACACAATTGGAATCCAGGCTGGTCCCGGCTTTTTTGCATCCTTTAAAAAAGATGGGCGCAGACTTGCAATGTTGGCTGTAGGGGTAATGTTTACCGGCGGGCTTATAACATGGTTACTGATTGCATTACTCGATGTAGATCCGAATATAGCAGTAGGCCTCTTCAGTGGTGCCATGTCCAGCACACCCGGACTGGCAGCTGCCATTGACATTACCGGCTCACCATTGGCATCTATCGGTTATACCATTGCTTATCCGTTTGGGGTTATCGGTGTGATTGTTTTTGTGAGGGTACTCCCAAAACTATTAAAAAAGGATATCAATCAGGCAGAAGCAGCTTTTGAGAAAGAAGCAGAAAAAGATCATCCAAAAATCCTACAGCGGCATTTTATTGTTGAAAATGAAAACGTTGACGGCCAAAAAATAAAAGACCTGAATATTCGACAAATGACAGGCGCCATGATCAGCCGCATCAAACATGCCGGAGTTCCTGCCACCGTGCAGGCAGATACCTTTGTATACAAAAATGACATTATCAGGGCTGTAGGAACAGAAGACGCACTCGAAAAAATAGAACAACTCATAGGTCCGGTAACCGATGAAGATATTTCATTGCATAAAAGCCATGCTGTGAGATCCTTACTGGTTACCAACAAAGATGTGGTCAACAAAACAATTCCGGAACTAAACCTCCTCTCAGCCTACAACGCTGTTATAACGAGAATACGGCGGGCAGGCATTGACATTGTGCCAGATTCACAAGTAAAATTACAAATGGGAGATAAAATAATTGTGTCGGCACGCACTGTTGATATGCCATCAATTATCAGAATTTTTGGAAATTCAAACAAGGACCTGTCTGACACCGATTTTCTTCCTATTGCAATTGGTGTTGTGCTGGGATACATTATCGGTCATATTAATGTTTCAATGGGAAGTTATTCCTTTAGTTTTGGATTAACAGGAGGTGTTTTAATTACTGGTTTACTGCTTGGCAGAACGGGCAAAACAGGCCCATTCGTCTGGACCCTGAGCGGTGCTGCAACACAATTACTGCGACAACTGGGATTGATATTTTTCCTGGTATCGGTTGGTGCAAATGCCGGAAACCACATAGTAGCATCTTTTCAGGAATACGGAGCGCAACTTTTCGGATATGGAATTGCCGTTACGCTGCTTCCATTGATTCTTATTGTTTTGGTTGACAGGTATCTGTTAAAAATGAACATACTCTCATTTTTAGGAGCACTCTCCGGGGCTATGACAAGCACGCCGGCCCTTGCCGCGGTTGACCCAATGACCAAATCGAATGCTCCTCACGTGGCTTATGCTACAATTTATCCAATTGCTATGGTGCTGTTAATCATTACAGTAAAAATTTTATGTGCTATATAA
- a CDS encoding ArsR/SmtB family transcription factor: MKVSELNIDQLEEAASMLKAIAHPMRIAILNFLEDGNKMTVTEIHQKLQIEQSTTSHHLGILKDKGVLCSKREGKNTFYFLKHERLSSIVDCISQCTV; this comes from the coding sequence ATGAAAGTCTCAGAATTAAACATTGACCAGTTGGAAGAAGCGGCAAGCATGTTAAAGGCCATTGCCCATCCCATGAGAATCGCTATTCTTAATTTTCTAGAAGATGGGAATAAAATGACAGTTACTGAAATTCATCAGAAATTACAGATAGAACAATCAACCACATCACATCATTTAGGAATTCTCAAAGATAAAGGCGTACTATGTTCAAAGCGGGAAGGAAAAAACACTTTCTATTTTCTCAAACATGAGCGATTAAGTAGTATTGTAGATTGCATAAGTCAATGCACAGTATAA
- the typA gene encoding translational GTPase TypA → MNKKIRNVAIIAHVDHGKTTLVDKILHQCKLFGEHEKPGELIMDSNDLERERGITILSKNVSVSYNDIKINIIDTPGHSDFGGEVERVLNMADGVLLLVDAFEGTMPQTRFVLQKALEIGLKPVVVINKVDKPNCRPLEVQEEVFELMFNLDGSDEQLDFPTFYGSAKEGWMSDDVTKRTNDITSLLDGIIKYIPEPKVEEGPTQMRITSLDYSSYVGRIAIGKVFRGTLKANQQVAVIRKDKSVVKQVIKELFVYDGFQRKNVDEAESGELVAIVGLENFEIGETIAHIDHPDQLDPIAVDEPTMSMLFTINNSPFYGKEGKYVTSRHIKERLEKELEKNLALQVHDTDSADKFNVYGRGILHLSVLIENMRREGYELQVGQPQVLYKMIGAQKSEPFEELTIDVPDEYSGTVIEMVSQRKGEMKNMIRKGDRINVEFEVPSRGLIGLNNQVLTATAGEAIMNHRFIEYRPTVGPIKERQNGSLIAMESGTAIAYALHKLQDRGKFFVAPGENVYAGQVIGQNTREGDLVLNVTKTKKLTNMRASGSDDKVLLAPPIEFSLEDALEYIEKDEYVEITPKRIRLRKILLDENDRKRAKMKS, encoded by the coding sequence ATGAACAAAAAAATCAGAAATGTTGCCATAATTGCCCATGTCGATCATGGAAAGACAACACTTGTAGACAAAATTTTACACCAGTGCAAGCTTTTCGGTGAACACGAAAAACCGGGCGAGCTTATTATGGATAGTAACGACCTGGAACGCGAACGAGGTATCACTATACTGTCAAAAAATGTATCGGTTTCATATAACGATATCAAAATTAATATTATTGATACCCCAGGCCACAGCGATTTTGGTGGTGAAGTCGAACGTGTATTGAATATGGCCGATGGTGTGTTACTTTTAGTGGATGCTTTTGAAGGAACCATGCCGCAAACACGTTTCGTACTCCAAAAAGCACTTGAAATTGGTTTGAAGCCTGTTGTGGTCATCAATAAAGTTGATAAACCCAACTGCCGGCCGCTCGAAGTACAGGAGGAAGTTTTTGAGTTGATGTTTAACCTCGATGGCAGTGATGAACAACTTGATTTTCCAACCTTTTATGGTTCAGCCAAAGAGGGCTGGATGTCTGATGATGTTACAAAGCGCACAAATGATATAACTTCTTTACTCGATGGAATTATAAAATATATTCCCGAACCAAAAGTAGAAGAGGGCCCCACGCAAATGCGCATCACATCCCTCGATTACTCTTCTTATGTGGGGCGGATTGCCATTGGGAAGGTTTTTCGTGGTACCCTTAAAGCCAATCAGCAGGTTGCCGTAATTCGTAAAGATAAATCTGTGGTGAAGCAGGTAATTAAGGAGCTTTTTGTTTACGATGGATTTCAGCGTAAAAATGTTGATGAGGCCGAATCAGGCGAACTTGTTGCCATCGTGGGCCTTGAAAATTTTGAAATAGGTGAAACAATCGCTCATATTGACCACCCCGATCAACTCGATCCAATTGCTGTAGACGAACCCACAATGAGTATGTTGTTCACAATCAACAACAGCCCGTTTTATGGTAAAGAAGGTAAATATGTAACTTCGCGCCATATTAAAGAACGTCTGGAGAAAGAACTCGAGAAAAATCTTGCCTTACAGGTACACGATACCGATTCGGCAGATAAATTTAATGTCTATGGCCGGGGAATATTGCATTTGTCTGTGCTTATAGAAAATATGCGGAGAGAGGGTTATGAGTTACAGGTAGGCCAGCCCCAGGTTTTATACAAAATGATCGGTGCTCAGAAAAGTGAGCCTTTTGAGGAGTTGACAATTGATGTGCCTGACGAGTATAGTGGTACTGTGATCGAAATGGTGAGCCAGCGTAAGGGTGAAATGAAAAACATGATCCGCAAGGGCGATCGAATTAATGTTGAGTTTGAGGTTCCCTCCCGGGGTTTAATTGGGTTGAATAACCAGGTGCTTACCGCTACTGCAGGCGAAGCTATAATGAATCATCGTTTTATAGAATACCGACCTACTGTTGGCCCAATAAAGGAACGTCAGAATGGTTCACTTATCGCAATGGAAAGTGGTACAGCCATAGCCTACGCGCTTCATAAGTTGCAGGACCGCGGTAAGTTTTTTGTGGCTCCGGGAGAAAATGTTTATGCCGGACAGGTCATTGGGCAAAATACCCGCGAGGGTGATTTGGTCCTGAATGTAACTAAAACTAAAAAACTTACAAATATGCGTGCCAGCGGTTCAGACGATAAGGTGCTTCTGGCACCACCCATTGAGTTTTCGCTTGAGGATGCGCTTGAGTATATTGAAAAGGACGAATACGTGGAAATTACACCAAAGCGTATACGTTTAAGAAAAATTCTGCTGGATGAGAATGACCGCAAAAGAGCTAAAATGAAAAGTTGA
- the secG gene encoding preprotein translocase subunit SecG: MYYFISALIIVVAILVVLIVLVQNSKGGGLAANFAGNTQVMGVRKTADFLEKATWVLIGVFFVLNILAVYTMPRPEQEQNKSELEENINVETPVTAPAPEDIPAEEPEQE, from the coding sequence ATGTATTATTTCATTTCAGCATTAATCATTGTAGTTGCCATATTAGTGGTCCTGATCGTTTTGGTGCAGAACTCGAAGGGTGGTGGCCTGGCAGCTAATTTTGCGGGAAATACACAAGTTATGGGCGTGCGCAAAACCGCCGATTTTCTTGAAAAAGCGACATGGGTATTAATAGGTGTTTTCTTCGTATTAAATATCCTGGCTGTGTATACCATGCCCAGACCTGAGCAAGAGCAAAATAAATCAGAACTCGAAGAAAATATTAATGTAGAAACTCCGGTTACTGCTCCGGCCCCGGAAGATATTCCAGCAGAGGAACCAGAACAGGAATAA
- the lptE gene encoding LPS assembly lipoprotein LptE: protein MTSMLKVLKYFGLAIISLFFTACTVSYSFTGASIPIEAKTFTVRKIDNVAPTINPTLANDMQLALIDRMLTQTRLNSVDFNGDLIYDITITDYDVKPISISGGEQSVASENRLTIRVKVKFDNRYDPESSFERTFSQYADYASDSNFSDVESGLVQTIIEQLTEDIFNASVVNW, encoded by the coding sequence ATGACATCGATGCTTAAAGTATTGAAATATTTCGGTCTTGCCATTATTTCGCTTTTTTTTACAGCGTGTACAGTATCTTATTCTTTTACTGGTGCCTCGATACCTATCGAGGCTAAAACATTTACTGTACGCAAAATCGACAATGTAGCACCAACAATAAATCCAACTTTAGCGAACGACATGCAGCTTGCCCTTATTGACAGAATGCTGACGCAAACCCGGTTAAATTCTGTCGATTTTAATGGAGATTTGATTTACGATATCACCATCACAGATTACGATGTGAAACCAATATCTATATCGGGTGGCGAACAATCTGTTGCGTCTGAAAACCGTTTGACTATTAGAGTAAAGGTTAAATTTGATAACCGGTACGATCCAGAATCTTCATTCGAACGCACCTTTTCACAGTATGCCGATTATGCGAGTGACAGCAACTTTTCCGATGTGGAAAGTGGACTGGTTCAAACCATAATTGAACAACTTACAGAAGATATTTTTAATGCTTCTGTAGTAAATTGGTAA
- a CDS encoding sigma-54 interaction domain-containing protein — protein MDSDIQRVKQRHGIIGNSDGLNRAINIAMQVAPTDMSVLITGESGTGKETFPKIIHENSIRKHAKYIAVNCGAIPEGTIDSELFGHEKGAFTGAHDSRKGYFEVADKGTIFLDEVAELPLSTQVRLLRVLESGEFIRVGSSKVQKTDVRVVAATNVNVEDAVREGKFREDLYYRLNTVPIIIPPLRERNDDIWFLFRKFSSDITDKYGMPPLDISDEAMRMLENYRWPGNIRQLKNITEQMAVIERDQYITPEIVRRYLPEVDVSRLPALAKKEESQSFASEREILYKVLFDMKKDMSDLKRLVYDLMENGVDEASNKEENTQILRDLHAQKTNLPSEMPEKYLNKGSEISTPHAQPQEGLYTDKEEDHKDLIEDTEEYVEESLSLADKEKELITKALDKHKGRRKLAAKDLGISERTLYRKIKEYDIDA, from the coding sequence ATGGATTCTGATATTCAACGCGTAAAGCAGCGTCATGGAATTATAGGCAACTCAGATGGTTTGAATCGCGCCATTAACATTGCAATGCAGGTGGCACCAACGGATATGTCTGTTTTAATTACCGGAGAAAGCGGAACCGGAAAAGAAACTTTTCCTAAAATAATACATGAGAATAGCATACGTAAACATGCAAAATATATTGCCGTGAATTGCGGTGCCATTCCTGAGGGTACAATCGATAGTGAGTTGTTTGGGCACGAAAAAGGTGCATTTACCGGTGCGCACGATAGCCGGAAGGGTTATTTTGAGGTGGCCGATAAAGGCACAATTTTTTTGGATGAAGTTGCCGAGCTTCCGCTCTCCACACAAGTTCGACTGCTAAGAGTGCTGGAAAGTGGTGAATTTATTCGTGTAGGCTCTTCAAAAGTTCAGAAAACCGATGTGAGGGTAGTGGCCGCTACCAACGTAAATGTTGAGGATGCAGTGCGAGAAGGGAAGTTCAGGGAAGATCTTTATTACCGTTTGAATACAGTCCCCATAATTATTCCACCTTTACGCGAACGGAACGATGATATTTGGTTTTTGTTCAGGAAGTTTTCTTCAGATATCACCGATAAATATGGGATGCCTCCCCTGGATATTAGTGATGAGGCAATGCGAATGCTTGAAAATTACAGATGGCCCGGCAATATTCGCCAACTCAAAAATATTACCGAACAAATGGCTGTTATAGAACGGGATCAGTATATAACCCCGGAAATCGTGCGGCGGTATCTTCCTGAGGTTGATGTCTCGCGACTTCCGGCCCTGGCTAAGAAAGAAGAAAGCCAGTCTTTTGCTTCCGAAAGAGAAATTTTGTATAAAGTATTGTTCGACATGAAAAAAGATATGTCGGACCTGAAACGGTTGGTATACGATCTGATGGAAAACGGCGTAGATGAAGCTTCTAATAAGGAGGAAAATACTCAAATTTTGCGCGATTTGCATGCTCAAAAAACCAATTTGCCCTCCGAAATGCCAGAAAAGTATTTAAATAAAGGATCTGAAATAAGCACACCCCATGCCCAGCCACAAGAAGGACTATATACCGATAAGGAGGAAGACCATAAAGACCTGATAGAAGATACTGAAGAATACGTGGAGGAATCTTTATCGCTAGCCGACAAAGAAAAAGAGTTAATAACTAAAGCCTTGGATAAACACAAGGGTCGAAGGAAGTTGGCAGCTAAGGATTTGGGTATATCTGAACGAACACTTTATCGAAAAATTAAAGAGTATGACATCGATGCTTAA
- the dtd gene encoding D-aminoacyl-tRNA deacylase — MRLVIQRVQSANVSVADKVVGKIGQGLTLLVGIEDADIEEDALWLVKKVTQLRIFDDEDGVMNKSVEDINGELLAISQFTLLAKTKKGNRPSYIKAASPEKAAALFNFFVQKLSERLEKEVPKGRFGEHMVINQVNDGPVTILIDTKNKE; from the coding sequence ATGCGCTTAGTAATTCAGAGAGTTCAATCTGCAAATGTGAGTGTTGCTGACAAGGTCGTTGGAAAAATCGGACAGGGGCTTACCCTTTTGGTAGGCATTGAGGATGCAGACATTGAGGAAGATGCCCTTTGGTTGGTAAAAAAAGTTACCCAACTTAGAATTTTTGATGACGAAGATGGGGTAATGAATAAATCGGTTGAAGATATAAATGGTGAGTTATTGGCTATCAGTCAGTTTACTTTACTTGCTAAAACGAAAAAAGGCAACAGGCCATCATACATTAAAGCAGCTTCACCAGAAAAAGCAGCTGCGCTTTTTAACTTTTTTGTACAAAAGTTGTCTGAACGTTTGGAAAAAGAGGTCCCTAAAGGTCGTTTTGGAGAGCACATGGTTATAAACCAGGTAAACGACGGACCTGTAACCATTCTAATAGACACAAAAAATAAAGAATAA
- a CDS encoding nucleotide pyrophosphohydrolase, with product MQTRENGQLTLKEAQEKVDNWIKQYGVRYFNELTNFAILAEEVGEFGRIVARKYGEQSFKKNEPDNTEEEMADILFVLICMANQMDIDLEEALQKNLHKKTSRDKKRHKANPKLKNNKS from the coding sequence ATGCAAACCCGAGAAAATGGCCAGTTAACACTTAAAGAAGCGCAGGAAAAAGTAGATAACTGGATAAAGCAATATGGCGTGAGATATTTTAACGAACTCACGAATTTTGCTATTCTTGCTGAGGAAGTTGGAGAATTTGGTCGTATTGTTGCCAGAAAATACGGAGAACAATCATTCAAAAAAAATGAACCAGACAATACAGAAGAGGAGATGGCAGATATACTTTTTGTACTTATCTGTATGGCCAATCAAATGGATATAGATTTGGAAGAAGCCCTGCAAAAAAATCTGCACAAGAAGACCTCCCGGGACAAAAAACGGCACAAAGCCAATCCAAAACTTAAAAATAACAAATCATAA
- the deoC gene encoding deoxyribose-phosphate aldolase yields the protein MKILQDYNLSVDEHKLKTNLDKIKQASKTLQNTEVYNRILNIIDLTTLTEMDNELKIQDMCEKVNDFNTKFTHISNVAAICVYPSMVPYVKKHLKAEKINIASVGGGFPASQTFTLIKIDECKMAVDAGANEVDIVIPVGEFLAGNDNLVFEETKKIKAAIGKAHLKVILETGDLNAEQIRKASLLAMEAGADFIKTSTGKVAVSATHEAMYIMSEAIKDYYQKTGRKVGIKPAGGIREVDDALVYYSIVEKVLGEDWLNNELFRIGASSLANKVIQAIETDESIKYF from the coding sequence ATGAAAATACTACAGGACTACAATTTATCAGTTGATGAGCATAAACTCAAAACCAACCTTGATAAAATCAAACAGGCAAGTAAAACACTACAAAACACAGAGGTATACAATCGTATTCTGAATATTATTGATTTAACTACCCTAACGGAAATGGATAATGAATTGAAAATTCAGGATATGTGTGAAAAAGTAAATGACTTTAATACAAAATTTACACATATTTCAAACGTAGCGGCAATCTGTGTATACCCGTCAATGGTACCCTATGTAAAAAAGCATTTAAAAGCTGAAAAAATTAACATTGCCTCTGTTGGAGGCGGTTTTCCTGCTAGCCAAACATTTACGTTAATCAAAATTGACGAATGTAAAATGGCAGTAGATGCCGGTGCAAACGAAGTCGACATTGTAATTCCTGTCGGGGAGTTTTTAGCAGGTAACGACAACCTGGTTTTTGAAGAGACAAAAAAAATAAAAGCTGCTATTGGTAAGGCTCATTTAAAAGTTATTCTGGAAACAGGAGATCTGAATGCTGAGCAAATACGCAAAGCATCATTACTGGCCATGGAAGCAGGTGCTGATTTTATTAAAACATCGACCGGAAAAGTAGCAGTATCGGCAACTCACGAAGCTATGTACATTATGAGCGAAGCCATAAAAGATTACTATCAAAAAACAGGACGAAAAGTTGGGATTAAACCAGCAGGAGGCATTCGCGAAGTAGATGATGCCCTGGTTTATTATTCGATTGTAGAGAAGGTACTGGGTGAAGATTGGCTGAACAATGAGTTATTTAGAATTGGTGCATCAAGTCTGGCTAATAAAGTTATACAAGCTATTGAAACAGATGAATCAATAAAATACTTTTAA
- a CDS encoding AtpZ/AtpI family protein, translating to MDKPTSEKKPEKNKDKEPAYMSYAKYSGIAFQTGIVIGLFTWGGYELDEWLETSPIFLAVGLFVGLILGVYYSIKDFIKKK from the coding sequence ATGGACAAACCAACCTCAGAGAAGAAACCAGAAAAAAATAAAGACAAAGAACCTGCATATATGTCCTATGCCAAGTATTCGGGCATAGCTTTCCAAACCGGAATTGTAATAGGCTTGTTTACCTGGGGAGGATATGAACTGGACGAATGGCTCGAAACTTCTCCAATTTTTTTAGCCGTAGGTTTATTTGTAGGTTTGATATTAGGTGTTTATTATTCAATAAAAGATTTTATAAAAAAGAAATAG
- a CDS encoding bactofilin family protein, with protein sequence MSKNTTNQPSNAVNTICEGTQITGDIVTNGEIRIDGKLQGNLQAKGKVVVGPTGSVNGEISCKNCDVQGQIEGKVEVGQLLSLKSSSKITGDIITHQLGIEPGARLNGNCKMDGQTNLREETRKK encoded by the coding sequence ATGTCAAAAAATACTACAAATCAGCCTTCAAATGCTGTAAATACAATATGCGAAGGAACACAAATCACCGGAGATATTGTAACTAATGGCGAAATTCGCATTGACGGAAAGTTACAGGGAAACCTTCAGGCTAAAGGTAAGGTTGTAGTTGGCCCCACAGGTAGTGTAAACGGCGAAATAAGTTGCAAAAACTGTGATGTGCAGGGTCAAATAGAAGGAAAAGTGGAAGTAGGACAACTACTTTCATTAAAGTCCAGCTCAAAAATTACAGGAGATATCATAACACACCAATTGGGCATTGAGCCAGGAGCCAGGTTAAATGGTAATTGTAAAATGGATGGACAAACCAACCTCAGAGAAGAAACCAGAAAAAAATAA
- a CDS encoding beta-ketoacyl-ACP synthase III, which produces MSKINATITGVAGYVPDYKLTNDELAQMVDTSDEWIMTRIGIKERRILKGEGKGTSDLAAEAVKALLEKTNTHPDEIELLVTPTVTPDMQFPATANIVSDKVGIKNAFSFDMNAGCSGFLYGLETVSKFVESGKYKKAILVGADKMSSIVDYQDRSTSPIFGDAAGAVLIEPTTEDIGVIDSKLQSDGSGRVHLHQKAGGSVKPASHETVDAREHFIYQEGQPVFKWAVSKMADVSVEMMERNGITPETLSWLVPHQANMRIIEATAKRMGIEREQVMINIQRYGNTTAATLPLCLWEWEPRLKKGDNIILATFGAGFTWGSMYLKWGYDGK; this is translated from the coding sequence ATGAGTAAAATTAATGCTACAATTACTGGTGTAGCCGGTTATGTGCCGGATTATAAACTAACAAATGATGAACTGGCCCAAATGGTTGATACTTCCGATGAATGGATCATGACCCGTATCGGAATTAAAGAACGTAGAATTCTTAAGGGCGAGGGCAAAGGAACATCAGATTTAGCAGCAGAAGCAGTTAAAGCTTTGCTTGAGAAAACCAATACGCATCCCGATGAAATTGAGTTACTTGTAACTCCTACAGTAACTCCAGATATGCAATTTCCTGCAACAGCAAATATTGTAAGCGATAAAGTAGGTATAAAAAATGCTTTTAGTTTTGATATGAATGCAGGATGTTCAGGCTTTTTATATGGACTGGAAACTGTCTCAAAATTTGTTGAAAGCGGAAAATACAAAAAAGCAATCCTTGTCGGAGCAGATAAAATGTCATCCATAGTTGATTACCAGGATCGCTCAACTTCTCCTATTTTTGGAGATGCTGCAGGGGCAGTATTAATCGAACCTACAACTGAAGATATAGGTGTAATTGATTCAAAATTGCAATCTGATGGATCAGGGCGTGTACATCTGCATCAAAAAGCTGGAGGTTCTGTGAAACCCGCATCGCACGAAACTGTTGATGCGCGGGAACACTTTATTTACCAGGAAGGGCAACCCGTATTTAAATGGGCGGTTTCGAAAATGGCAGATGTATCTGTTGAAATGATGGAGCGCAACGGCATTACCCCTGAAACACTTAGTTGGCTCGTACCACATCAGGCCAATATGCGTATTATTGAAGCTACTGCAAAGCGCATGGGCATTGAAAGAGAGCAGGTGATGATTAATATTCAGCGGTACGGAAATACTACAGCAGCCACATTGCCGTTATGTTTATGGGAATGGGAGCCCAGGTTGAAAAAAGGTGATAACATCATTCTGGCTACATTTGGTGCAGGTTTTACCTGGGGATCTATGTATTTAAAATGGGGTTACGACGGAAAATAA